The Chitinophagaceae bacterium genome includes the window CTCGTTAAAGTCTAACTTAAGGCTCTCCAGTTTGTTGATATAAGCCTTTACGGTATTTTTGCTCAATCCAAGGTTGCTGGCGATGGTTTTTTTACCTGCTCCGCCCTGGTGTAGCCTTATCAGTTGTTTTATCTGACTCATAGGTTTTGGTTTTCCGGCCATCTTTGCTCTTTTTTAAAACTTAGTGTATCTGTATACGCTAAGTAAACAAAACCAGCTCTGAAACCAGGGGGTCAATATGCTCCGAAATAAAACTTCCTGTTTTCTAATAAGGGGGGTCAATATCCGCCGGAATGGCAGATGTTTTTTATGAAATATTTTCCGGTTTTAGAGGGGTCAGTATGGTCCGGAATATCCACAGACCGTTGGTCCAGATAAAATCCTTGCTGGTTTCAATGTTGCCGTTCCACTCCGGCCGCTGGGCATAATCGGGCATCTGAACCTTAACGATGTAATCGTTGGAAACCGGTTCTGCGGCCAGCGCATTCCTGTCGGGGTTCCAGTCACGGATGGCCCCGATCTCATCCGGCGAAGGAAACTTGTAAATGGGTTTGGGATTCCCTTTGGTAATATCCCAGAAGTAATGCACTATACCATTGGAGAGGATCACATACCGCACACCGGAAGCCTTTGCATATTTCCGGGCCTGTTCCTTGGCTACCAAGGGGTGCAGACTCTCTTTCTTGGCTTCCAGCACACAAACGGGTTTATTGTCACTGTCAACCAGCAGAAAATCCAGCGAGCCGGAGCTGGTTTGCTCATAATCGTTGCCCCACGCATCTATGACATTCTGCGTGATCTTCACATGATTCTCCAGAAGAATATTGGCTCTCCCCCCATCTCCATCCAAAAACCGCCAACCCGCTTCCTCAAGCAACCGGTTGATCTTTATCCTGGCATGGGCTTCGTTGTTCATGGGGTAAAAATAGGGAAATTTTGGGAGAGTTGGTGGTAGTATATAGCTAACAGCTAATTTATTAACTCATATGTAAGAATTCATATATAATGGTTTTAATCAACGATTCAATATAAATTAAATGAGATGTTAAATACACTTTTCTTACAACTTATTCAAATATATGTTTAGAAATAATTCATTAATTATCCACAATTCACCCATATTATATTTAAACTATATAGTCTGCTGGTTTTTATATTTTATTCTGGACAGATTCTTTTAAACCAGTTTTATTTAGCATTCCCTTCTCTATAGCAACCTTTAATAGTTTTTTTAGTGAACCGATAGTATATCTTTTTATTTTATGTTTTCGGATTCTTTCTACTATATGGTCTTTAACTAACCCTAAATTTGTAAAAGTTAGGTCTGCAATATCTCTATGAGCTTCAATAAGACTTTCAACAGGAGTGTCTCCAGGTGAGGCAACTATATTTAGCTTGTAACCAATTAATGTACTTTCTTCAAGTATTACAACATCAATAGTGTCAAGATGATCCTGATTAGACACTAAAGCTAATACAGCTTCATCAAGATCATCTTCTGACTCAATTCTCCAAACGGATAAGCTGTTTTTTGTCGTTTTAAGGCAATTTGTTACAGCATCTGCTTTAACATCATTGTTATTTTCGATATCTATTTGATACCATTTCGCCTTACTTATCTTTCTTACTAATAATGGCATAGTTGTTCTTCAAAATCCTTGATTACTTCCTCAATATATTCTCTTAGCCAAATTGTTTCGACTTGGATTTTTTTCAATATTTCAAGAGATTCAATATTGCACCACTTTTCAAACGCTCTAATTCCAAGTTCTTTTACTTCATCATTAGAATGATTAAGTGCAGCTAAGGCTATTGTTTGACCTTGAGGAAATATTTGGGTAGGTTCAAATCTCCCAATAATTCTGAGAATACCAATTATTATTACTTCATCAGAAAAATGCTTGATAAATAGTTCATTTAACCAATTTCTTGTAGCAAGTGCATTAATCTTTAATTGCTCATTTAATAGCTCTTCGCTACGTGATATAAAACCAAACTCAAAATCCTCTTCTCGTAAAATGGACAAGAAATCATTAGTAAATTTTTTGTCTAATATTCTTGAGCGAAGAGAGTTAATTTTATTTTCTGTGGAATCATTACTACTTAAAAACTGAAAATCTTCATCCTCAAGAAAAAGATCTAGAAACGTATCATCTATTTTATCTAAATCTAGAAATGACTCTTTTGTTGGTAATGGCTGCTTCTTTTCTAGACTTTTATTTGTGCTGTTACCACTAAATAATTCATCTAACAAATCTAAGTCAGTCTTTTTGTCTTTAGATGAAAAATCTGATTTAAGAAACTTTTCAAGAACACTCATGATTCTATAAATTTAAGATATTTAGTTTTCAATTCTGATTCAAGTTTATAAGCCACGTCAATGAAAGAATCAAACAAATTGCAGTCAAATCTAAAATCTGTATTACCTTGATATGTATTGATGTCGAAATGTAATTCAACCCTATCAATTTTTTCAACTTTTGAGTTAATACTTAACGTTCCTTTTGTCCTCTTAATTTCACTTATAACATTAAATAGCTCTTCAGATTTATCTACTTGATAGGGGATTCTTGATACAGTTCTGTTTTTCCAATCTGCAATCTCATTATTTTTATAAATATCAATGGAATTATTCAATTTATTGTATATCACTGAGAACTCTTTATCAACCATAGGTTTAAGTAAATATCGAGTAACGAGGGATAATCTATTAAACTTTCTTGGGAATTTTTCATCAATTATCTTGATCATTCTTTTAATATCAATAATGAATTGTTCTAAAGTGCCCATCTTAGTAAGACCTACATTCTTATTTGTTTTTTGAATATCAAGTCTGTTTGAACTAAATTCTAATAACCAAACTTCATCACTCGTAATCAAACTAAATCTGTTGATAGGTCCTTGTGGAGTTAACTCTTGAAAAGTGGTTGGAATTAATTCTTTATCAGAAAACTTATCAATAAAATATTTTAATGTTTCTGGTTTTGGGCCTATATCTTCAAAATTCCCAAAAAGTACAGTTTGATATCTTAAATCTATATCTTTCATTTGAATATATTTTTCTTCAAAGTTACATTTTTTATGCTTTATTCAACATCAGTTTGCATCTTAGCCTCACCGAGTTTTTCAATTCATTCCCAAATATAAAAGTATCAATCGAATAATTCATGCTTTATATTTGAATATTATTGGTCAATAGAAGAATCATTGTCATCAAGTAATATATATTTGGTTTGGTTTGAATGTTTAGCTTTGAGATTTTCCCATTTTTCCCTGGTAGTTTTCTTAACTTCTCCCGTAAGGGTATTTTAACCATTACTTCCCCTTCTTCAAGCTTACCGTATCGCCTGCCGGTGGTATGCACATTGATGATCTGTTCAAGGAGATCATTTGTTTTTTGCTGATTTTTCAAAATAAGATTGACTTTCCAGTACCAGAGCCAGAATCCTCTGAGCAGGATCAGAACAAGAATTAAAATAATTAGTGTAATTATTGTCTCACCGGGGTAGGTGTTTAAAAGTAAATTAGCTGATGTTGATTGCATAATGGGATTATTTATAATGATGAGGTCCATGGGTAAAATTAAGGGTGGGGTTCAATCTTTAGTTGCGGGAATGATTTTTGGAAGTCAGCTAATTTTCTTATACTTTCCTTCCTTATTTTCTTATATATCTCAAAATATCAGATATTTCAGAATATTCTGTGTACCAAATAACTGAAACACCTAATTCTCTCATAATTTCTTCATTAAGGTTATGATGCCTGTCCAAAAACTTTTTTGCTCCATCTACATTATCAATAACATTTTTGTCATCAACTTTCATAAAATTCTCTATTGTAAGTCTATTCATAAATGTAAAATGTCTTGTCTTATCAGTATTTCTGGAAGATATATCCAATAGTCTCCTCAAGTTCGGGTCAGTCATTGAGAGACCGACCATTAAGCAGTGGTTTTCCCTCAGATTGGACAGTTGCACAAGATTTGACCAATGATAAGAATCAGAGTAAATCAAATGATAGCCTTCTTCTGAAAAAACTAAGGTGCTTTTTTCAAGCCCTTCATATTTTTCAGTATTCTCAGGTAGAAAACCATGAACGTGAAAAACTGGCAATTCATCTGGGTCTATGAAGTCGTTATCAGAATAAATGCTGTGATATTGTATTGACTGCGCATCTAATTGTCTTTCAATTAAATCATCAAAATTATAAGTAATAATAGATTTAACTTTTGCTCCTGTTCTCGAAGGCATACACAACTCAACAATTGCTTTTATTAAGTCAGAATCAACTTTCTTATTATAGTCACGCAGTTTATAAAGATTTTCCGTTATTGCCTTTGTAAATTCTTGTGATTCAGTACTCCGGCTATCAAGACCTTTTCTTAGATACCTAGCAGCCATCAAAGCAGACGGTTCATCTATTTGATTAAGCCTATGAACAATCTGCTTAATATCGAAATCAATAATTTTGGACTCTCCGTCAAATTCATTTGTTAAATAGGTGACAAATAGTGAGTTTAATAATGTATTCCAATCAGGCATGCCCGCACTACTTGAAACTCCTGCTCCTAAAAAAAGTGAAAATTGCCCCTTTTTATAAAGTCTGTTCAATAGCTCAACCTTTTCTTCACGTTCCTTTTTCCAATCTTTTGAACTCTTGACTATCGCAGATTCAATTCTCAAAGAGAATAAATTATTTGCTATTTCATTGGCTTCTTTACGATTTTTCGAAACAATTTTGTTTATATCCTCAGGCCCCCAAATAAAAACTTTAAAGGGCAACTTTTGATCTTGGAACTTACCGTAGAAGAATTCTCGAAATTTGTTAGAAATCGGATTTGGAATTATGAAAAGGAGATTCTCAAATGGTTCGTTATCAAAAAGTATTGTTTGAATGTGAATTGTGTGGTCAAGAAATCTTTTTAAGGGCATGCTCTCAAGGTTAAATTTTATTTCAACTTGGGTTTTTCCTTTTATTTCATCTATCCCTTCTGGTGCGTATCCGTCAAATCCATTTCTTCTTGTCTGTGATACAAATGGTTTCTTAGTCTTGTCTAAATGAACTTTTAATAAGTTTAAGATAAATGTTTCGAACATATAATACCCTCTATGTTTATCTGAGAGTTTAATCTTTTTCAAAATGTCATCAATTAGCATAATTTGTCTTTTTTAAAAAGAGGTATAATGGCAGTTCGTCTCATAACCCTGCCGGATTTTTCAATTTACATCCAAATATAAAATTATCAGGAGAATAATTTATGCTTTTTATCTGAATATTTACGAAAAGATATTAGTGCTCGTGATTGTTAGTGATTCAGAAATTGGGCTAAGGTTTAGTGTATTTATTTGTTATCCTGATTTATTTCATCCAATGCTTTACCCGTTACGGCCTTTATAATATCAAGACCCTTAATATTGGCCTTTGCTGCTTTGTCAAAGGGTATATCATATCCTAAGTGTTTTGCTGCCACCAATCCGTGGACTACATTTTCTATGTCTCCCCCGCCCAGGTATAGAGCTTGTAACTGTTTGGAGGTTACAGTTATGCCGCCTTTTTTCGCTATAATTAATCCATTGATTACGTTTTCAGCCGGTATTTTTCTCCAACGCAATAATAGTATCTCTCCAATATTTATATCCACTCCTGTTACTATTGCAGAAAACCATGGCCCGGTTGGAATCACATAAATTAAGAGAAGAAAAATGATAAACCCGGCAATGATTATGATGGAAACAGGGTTTATCTGGTTTGTGGAATTTAATATGACGTCCATTTGAATTGGTTTAGTTTATGAAAATCTTGATTGCATTTATATAAGGCAGAACTATTTATTTTACTTTTCATCAATACATATAGTTATAAGACCAAAGGTGATTTCTTTAATCTTGAATCAAATTTAAAGTGTTTTCTTTCTACTATTCTGACTCTTGAATACTCAGGGTGTCTGCAATTTAATATGTAATTATGGGAGCTATGAATTATGCAACTGGGCACTTTAAGTGCTATGGTTTTTCCTTCTTTAATCCACTTTTTTCCGATTTCTGATAAAATTACCGGAGCAGGATATACATTCCAGTTTTCCGGCAAATCTGCAATTTCTATTTTGGTTATAGATTCATCGGGTATCTCAAGAGTGAGAATATCCAGTTCTGGTATCAATAACGGCGGGGTGTGGACCAGTGTTTCCAGGAGGGCAATTTCCTTATTTTCACCGGTATATAATACCGGTATTCCTTTTTTGTTCCAGCGTCCGCCAAACATTGCAGCTCCGTATCCACTCAGGTCACCTGCATGCTTCCTGGATGTGATTCTAAAAACATGCATACCTTAACTGTAAACTCCGTATTCAATTCTTCCAAGAACATCTTTTACTTTTGAAACACCACCTGGTATTTCTATCAGTTCTTTTGGCTCTAACCCACCTAAAGCTTCATTTGGCAGATTCAACCACTTGAAGAAATCATCTCTGTTTTCAAATACCTCTTCTCCGTATAAGAACAGGTCTGCAATTTCAAATAGTTTAACTGAGAAATTTCTTTCTAATTTTTTGTTTGCT containing:
- a CDS encoding DUF2384 domain-containing protein, whose translation is MTTRHYLKLSEILGREDVPANIQSPFDFIILANEGISVRMILNFSKYFNLTKNTVAELLNISEPTLYRWTKANKKLERNFSVKLFEIADLFLYGEEVFENRDDFFKWLNLPNEALGGLEPKELIEIPGGVSKVKDVLGRIEYGVYS
- a CDS encoding RES domain-containing protein, whose product is MHVFRITSRKHAGDLSGYGAAMFGGRWNKKGIPVLYTGENKEIALLETLVHTPPLLIPELDILTLEIPDESITKIEIADLPENWNVYPAPVILSEIGKKWIKEGKTIALKVPSCIIHSSHNYILNCRHPEYSRVRIVERKHFKFDSRLKKSPLVL
- a CDS encoding IS21 family transposase — its product is MAGKPKPMSQIKQLIRLHQGGAGKKTIASNLGLSKNTVKAYINKLESLKLDFNE